A genomic segment from Lutibacter sp. A80 encodes:
- a CDS encoding restriction endonuclease subunit S, giving the protein MNSEFSIFKLGEVADIFAGGDKPKIFSVDKSNLNNIPVFANAEKKYGLQGYTDTPRIIDSAVTVAARGSNVGFVAIRKEPFFPIVRLLTLIPNSKLLDVDYLFYNLKQNRQGGTGSGQPQITIPQISDRIISLPSLITQQKIAKVLSDLDAKIEINNKINQELEAMAKTLYNYWFVQFDFPDANGKPYKSSGGLMVYNEELKREIPVGWEDGVLSDIANITMGQSPAGSSYNEEENGTVFYQGSTDFGLRFPTVRKYTTEPSRMAEENDILLSVRAPVGTLNQTMESCCIGRGLAALREKEGSNSFLWSQMEHFKQIFDRRNSSGTTFGSITKDDLFGLKLCFPNKDTLEKFKKIADPFHEKIIVNSKENQKLSKLRDWLLPMLMNGQVTVGEAALRQAQDMPLGMVAESGEGYKKE; this is encoded by the coding sequence ATGAATAGTGAGTTTAGCATATTTAAATTAGGTGAAGTAGCAGATATTTTTGCGGGTGGAGATAAACCAAAAATATTTAGCGTAGATAAAAGTAATTTAAATAATATACCAGTTTTTGCTAATGCAGAGAAAAAATATGGATTACAAGGTTATACAGATACTCCTAGAATAATTGACTCTGCTGTAACAGTAGCTGCAAGAGGTTCAAATGTAGGGTTTGTAGCTATTAGAAAAGAACCATTTTTTCCTATTGTCAGATTACTTACTTTAATTCCAAACAGTAAGTTATTAGATGTAGATTATCTTTTTTATAATCTAAAGCAAAACCGTCAAGGTGGAACCGGTTCTGGGCAACCACAAATTACAATTCCTCAAATTTCAGATAGAATAATTTCATTACCATCTCTTATTACTCAACAAAAAATAGCCAAAGTCCTTTCAGATTTAGATGCAAAAATAGAAATCAACAACAAAATAAACCAAGAGTTAGAAGCAATGGCAAAAACATTGTACAATTATTGGTTTGTACAGTTCGATTTTCCAGATGCTAACGGAAAACCTTATAAATCATCTGGTGGGTTAATGGTTTATAATGAGGAGTTAAAACGTGAAATTCCTGTTGGTTGGGAAGATGGTGTTTTGTCTGATATTGCAAATATCACAATGGGACAATCACCTGCTGGGAGCTCTTATAATGAAGAAGAAAATGGGACAGTCTTCTATCAAGGCTCAACAGATTTTGGTTTAAGATTTCCTACTGTAAGAAAATATACAACTGAACCATCTCGAATGGCTGAAGAAAATGACATTCTATTATCCGTTAGAGCTCCAGTTGGAACGCTTAATCAAACAATGGAAAGTTGTTGTATTGGTCGTGGATTAGCTGCTCTAAGAGAAAAAGAAGGTTCTAATTCTTTTTTATGGAGTCAAATGGAACATTTTAAACAAATTTTTGATAGAAGAAATTCTTCAGGAACAACATTTGGTTCAATAACTAAAGATGACCTTTTTGGGCTGAAACTTTGTTTTCCAAATAAAGATACTTTAGAAAAATTTAAAAAAATTGCAGACCCTTTCCACGAAAAAATAATTGTAAACTCAAAAGAAAACCAAAAACTTTCCAAGCTTCGAGATTGGTTATTACCAATGTTAATGAATGGGCAAGTTACGGTTGGGGAGGCAGCCCTTCGTCAAGCTCAGGATATGCCATTAGGTATGGTTGCGGAGAGTGGAGAAGGTTATAAAAAAGAGTAA
- a CDS encoding class I SAM-dependent DNA methyltransferase has product MTDTAKFETQTKALIDDLKSVCANYGLGNDGNEFKIITQVFLYKFLNDKYVYELKQLEPALANAENLDEALDNYSDDDLEMLSIQINENTAKFTPKNLLSKLFKEQNKDKFADIFDQTLTDVAKANNDIFSVLTQGGEKVVLFENISKYVTDNRDAFCKALVNKLVDFSFEHIFTQKFDFFATIFEYLIKDYNTNSGGKYAEYFTPHAVAKIMAACLVPANKKINNVTCYDPSAGSGTLLMNIAHAIGEDKCTIYSQDISQKSSALLRLNLILNNLVHSIHNIIQGNTILHPYHKQENGQLEQFDYIVSNPPFKLDFSDYSADLDTKANQERFFAGIPKVPNKKKESMAIYLLFIQHIMHSLTQHGKAAIVVPTGFITAQSGIDKKIRQKLVESKMLAGVVSMPSNIFATTGTNVSILFLDKTNTKDVVLIDASNLGTKVKEGKNQKTVLSKAEEDQIINVFNTKEVKDDFSVVVSYKDIEAKNYSLSAGQYFEVKIEYVDITAEEFATKMNTFETNLEGLFAESKSLEKEIQKNLKKLNYE; this is encoded by the coding sequence ATGACAGATACCGCAAAATTCGAAACCCAAACCAAAGCACTTATAGACGATTTAAAAAGCGTATGTGCCAATTACGGTTTAGGAAATGATGGAAATGAATTTAAAATAATTACTCAAGTATTTTTATATAAGTTTTTAAACGATAAATATGTTTATGAATTAAAACAACTTGAACCAGCATTGGCAAACGCTGAAAATTTAGATGAAGCATTAGACAATTATTCCGATGATGATTTGGAAATGTTGAGCATTCAAATTAATGAAAACACCGCTAAATTTACCCCTAAAAACTTATTGTCAAAATTATTTAAAGAACAAAATAAAGACAAATTTGCTGATATTTTTGACCAAACCTTAACAGATGTTGCCAAAGCAAACAACGATATTTTTTCGGTATTAACACAAGGTGGAGAAAAAGTTGTATTGTTCGAAAACATAAGCAAATATGTAACCGATAATAGAGATGCTTTTTGCAAAGCATTGGTAAATAAATTAGTAGATTTTAGTTTTGAACATATTTTTACACAAAAGTTCGACTTTTTTGCTACTATTTTCGAGTATTTAATTAAAGATTACAACACCAATAGCGGCGGTAAATATGCCGAATATTTTACACCACACGCAGTAGCTAAAATTATGGCGGCTTGTTTGGTGCCAGCTAATAAAAAAATTAATAATGTTACCTGTTATGATCCCAGTGCAGGATCTGGTACCTTGTTAATGAACATTGCACACGCCATTGGCGAAGATAAATGTACTATTTACTCGCAAGATATTTCTCAAAAATCATCTGCCCTACTGCGTTTAAATCTAATTTTAAACAACCTGGTACATTCCATTCATAATATTATACAAGGTAATACCATTTTACATCCGTATCATAAACAAGAAAACGGACAGTTAGAGCAGTTTGATTATATAGTTTCAAATCCGCCATTTAAGTTAGATTTTTCTGATTATAGCGCAGATTTAGACACCAAAGCAAACCAAGAACGCTTTTTTGCAGGCATACCAAAAGTGCCCAATAAAAAGAAAGAATCTATGGCTATTTATTTGTTGTTTATACAGCATATAATGCACAGCTTAACGCAACATGGAAAAGCTGCCATTGTAGTGCCAACAGGTTTTATTACCGCGCAAAGTGGTATAGATAAAAAAATTAGACAAAAACTAGTTGAAAGTAAAATGTTAGCAGGTGTAGTAAGTATGCCAAGTAATATTTTTGCAACTACAGGTACCAACGTAAGTATTTTGTTTTTAGACAAAACCAATACAAAAGATGTGGTGTTAATAGATGCTTCCAATTTAGGAACCAAAGTAAAAGAAGGTAAAAACCAAAAAACGGTACTTTCTAAAGCCGAAGAAGACCAAATTATTAATGTTTTTAATACTAAAGAAGTAAAAGACGATTTCTCGGTAGTGGTTTCTTATAAGGATATTGAAGCTAAAAACTACAGTTTAAGTGCAGGGCAATATTTTGAAGTGAAAATTGAATATGTTGATATTACTGCGGAAGAGTTTGCAACAAAAATGAATACTTTTGAAACCAATTTAGAAGGTTTATTTGCTGAAAGTAAAAGTTTAGAAAAGGAGATTCAAAAGAATTTAAAGAAGTTAAATTATGAATAG
- a CDS encoding four helix bundle protein, whose amino-acid sequence MKENVVQIKSYAFAIKIVNICKFLQTEKKEYILSKQLLRSGTSIGANIEEAIGGQSRKDFFAKLTISYKEARETKYWIRLLTDTNYLTKEQREPLLNDIEELLRIIGSIQKTIRNS is encoded by the coding sequence ATGAAAGAAAATGTAGTACAAATAAAATCGTATGCTTTTGCAATTAAAATTGTGAATATTTGTAAGTTTCTTCAAACCGAAAAGAAAGAATATATTTTAAGTAAACAACTGTTACGATCAGGCACTTCAATAGGAGCTAATATTGAAGAAGCTATTGGAGGTCAAAGCAGAAAAGATTTCTTTGCTAAATTAACTATTTCTTATAAAGAAGCAAGAGAAACAAAGTATTGGATACGGTTATTAACCGATACTAATTATTTAACAAAAGAACAAAGAGAACCATTACTAAACGACATTGAAGAATTATTACGAATTATTGGAAGTATCCAAAAAACAATCCGTAATTCGTAA
- the rhuM gene encoding virulence protein RhuM/Fic/DOC family protein — protein sequence MENQNQIEIYKADDGSTQINVQFEQETVWLTQAQMATLFETTPQNITMHLKSIFKEQELNEKATCKEFLQVRKEGTRTVKRKQLNYNLDAIISVGYRIKSTRATQFRIWATSILKDYLVKGYAINEKRLAQKEQEVQVLKNGIQILSRVIEEKTAENEWLTVFANGLSLLDDYDHEELDTKGLTTKEANYPSLADYQKLINQMLTEFDSDVFGKEKDKSFESSIAQIEKGFGTKDFYPTIEEKAAMLLYLVVKNHSFVDGNKRIAAACFLKFLQQNNLLFNSQNQPIISNDTLASLTLFIASSKPEEMETVKRLVISVLNRNKTN from the coding sequence ATGGAAAATCAAAATCAAATAGAAATTTATAAAGCTGATGATGGTTCAACACAAATTAATGTGCAGTTTGAGCAAGAAACGGTTTGGTTAACGCAAGCTCAAATGGCAACGCTTTTTGAGACTACGCCTCAAAATATAACCATGCACTTAAAAAGTATTTTTAAAGAACAAGAATTAAATGAAAAAGCAACTTGTAAGGAATTCTTACAAGTTCGAAAAGAAGGTACAAGAACAGTAAAACGAAAGCAATTAAATTATAATTTAGATGCTATTATTTCAGTTGGGTATCGCATAAAATCCACTCGTGCAACACAATTTAGAATTTGGGCAACTAGTATTTTAAAAGATTACCTAGTTAAAGGTTACGCTATAAATGAAAAACGTTTAGCTCAAAAAGAACAAGAAGTACAGGTGTTAAAAAACGGTATTCAAATTTTAAGTAGAGTTATTGAAGAAAAAACAGCAGAAAACGAATGGCTTACTGTTTTTGCTAATGGTTTAAGTTTGTTAGATGATTATGATCACGAAGAATTAGATACAAAGGGATTAACAACAAAAGAAGCCAATTATCCAAGTTTAGCTGATTATCAGAAACTAATAAATCAGATGCTTACTGAATTTGATTCGGATGTTTTTGGTAAAGAAAAAGATAAAAGTTTTGAAAGTTCTATTGCGCAAATTGAAAAAGGATTTGGAACTAAAGATTTTTACCCAACAATTGAAGAAAAAGCAGCAATGCTTTTATATTTAGTAGTTAAGAATCACTCGTTTGTAGATGGAAATAAACGTATTGCAGCAGCTTGTTTTTTAAAGTTTTTACAACAAAACAACCTGCTTTTTAACAGTCAAAATCAACCTATAATTAGTAACGATACGTTGGCAAGTTTAACGCTGTTTATAGCTTCTAGCAAACCAGAAGAAATGGAAACCGTAAAACGATTGGTAATTAGCGTGCTAAATAGAAATAAAACCAATTAA
- a CDS encoding type I restriction endonuclease subunit R: MIFNEDSRVKIPSILHLIQLGYTYLSLKDIEWDESTNIFTDIFNKQLGEINSGLSETEIQKVYADISLSLENEDLGRAFYKKLIDQTGVKLIDFENFDKNSFHVVTELPYQKDDETFRPDIILLINGMPLVFIEVKKPNNRNGIRDEHERMKRRFRNKKFRKFINLTQLMVFSNNMEYSDDDSQMLEGAFYSTTNYYKPIFNYFREEKTFDLDTLLKPLLEEEETFVLKDTNLLSIKNSKEYISNKKPTTATNRISTSLFQKERLKFILQYAFAYVEEEKGLEKHIMRYPQLFATKAIEDKLENGVKKGIIWHTQGSGKTALAYFNVKHLTDYYQKKNIIPKFYFIVDRLDLLTQAAKEFNARGLIVHKVNSRAEFTRDIKSTKVIHNSSGKAEITVVNIQKFKDDPDVIKNNDYNLSVQRVFFLDEVHRSYNPKGSFLANLELADKHSIKIGLTGTPLLGKEYNSKTLFGDYIHKYYYNLSIKDGYTLRLIREEIETNYKLALKETLEKLQILQGNADKKTVYAHHKFVEPMLDYIVKDIEQARISMNDNSIGGMVVCDSSDQAKMMAEIFQNKYAPKVETLLNQAAEEPESYASKKKDESKVTSAQVILHDIGTKQNRKDWVASFKAGNIDFLFVYNMLLTGFDAKRLKKLYIGRKIKSHNLLQTLTRVNRTYKTHKYGYVVDFADIQKEFDKTNQDYFNELQGELGDEIEHYSNLFKSSEEITADIEKIKDVLFKFNTENPTVFDEQISEINERTEIRALAKALNNAKELYNLIRLSGNFELLEKLDFRKLTLLSRLTNDRLALINTKVALENNVETENILNTALEDVIFAFTKVKEEEMVLADELKNTLQKTREMLGGNFDPRDPVFVSLKEELERLFKKKNLSEVTKEEMEANIKALNDIYDKAKKLERENQLLKAKYDYDAKYARIHKRLMEKDPLTDSERKLFEALKGLKTEVDKEILQNSKILENESYVEKMILRLVVNQFKNKQHIAINTTDVKRINSIIVKEYLNEYNGNVA; encoded by the coding sequence ATGATATTTAACGAAGACTCCAGAGTAAAAATCCCTTCTATATTACATCTAATTCAATTAGGTTATACCTATTTGTCTTTAAAAGATATAGAATGGGATGAAAGCACAAATATATTCACAGATATTTTCAACAAACAATTAGGAGAAATCAATTCAGGATTATCTGAAACTGAAATCCAAAAAGTCTATGCTGATATTTCATTGTCATTAGAAAATGAAGATTTAGGACGTGCTTTTTATAAGAAGTTAATTGATCAAACTGGTGTAAAATTAATTGATTTTGAAAATTTTGATAAAAACTCGTTTCACGTTGTAACAGAATTACCTTATCAAAAAGATGATGAAACGTTTAGACCAGATATTATTCTGCTAATTAACGGAATGCCTTTGGTGTTTATAGAAGTCAAAAAACCGAATAATAGAAATGGTATTCGTGATGAACATGAACGCATGAAAAGGCGTTTTAGAAATAAAAAGTTTCGCAAGTTTATCAACCTTACCCAGCTAATGGTATTTTCTAACAATATGGAATATAGTGATGATGATTCTCAGATGTTAGAAGGTGCTTTTTATAGCACAACAAATTATTACAAGCCTATTTTCAATTATTTTAGAGAAGAAAAAACATTTGATTTAGACACGCTTTTAAAACCACTTTTAGAAGAAGAGGAAACCTTTGTTTTAAAAGACACCAATTTGTTGAGTATTAAAAATTCAAAGGAATATATTTCAAACAAAAAACCAACTACTGCAACGAATCGTATTTCAACATCCCTATTTCAAAAAGAGCGCTTAAAATTTATTTTGCAATATGCGTTTGCCTATGTAGAAGAAGAAAAAGGTCTGGAAAAACACATTATGCGTTATCCACAACTATTTGCAACTAAAGCAATAGAAGACAAATTAGAAAATGGTGTCAAAAAAGGAATTATTTGGCATACACAAGGATCTGGAAAAACGGCATTGGCTTATTTTAATGTGAAGCATTTAACAGATTATTATCAAAAAAAGAACATCATTCCAAAGTTTTACTTTATTGTAGATCGGTTAGATTTATTAACTCAGGCAGCTAAAGAGTTTAACGCGCGTGGTTTAATAGTTCATAAAGTAAATAGTAGAGCAGAGTTTACAAGAGATATAAAATCTACCAAAGTAATACATAATAGTTCTGGTAAGGCAGAAATTACGGTTGTAAACATTCAAAAGTTTAAAGATGATCCAGATGTTATAAAAAACAACGATTATAATTTAAGCGTGCAACGTGTATTTTTCTTGGATGAAGTTCATAGAAGTTACAACCCAAAAGGTAGTTTTTTAGCTAATTTAGAATTGGCTGATAAACATTCTATAAAAATTGGGTTAACGGGTACACCATTATTGGGTAAAGAATACAATTCTAAAACTTTATTTGGAGATTATATTCATAAATATTATTATAATTTATCTATAAAAGATGGTTATACCTTGCGTTTAATACGTGAAGAAATAGAAACTAATTATAAATTAGCTTTAAAAGAAACTTTGGAAAAATTACAAATTTTACAAGGTAATGCAGACAAGAAAACAGTGTATGCACATCATAAATTTGTAGAACCAATGCTCGATTATATTGTAAAAGATATAGAACAAGCTCGTATTTCTATGAACGATAACAGCATTGGAGGTATGGTTGTTTGCGATTCATCTGACCAAGCTAAAATGATGGCTGAAATTTTTCAGAATAAGTATGCGCCAAAGGTTGAAACATTGCTAAACCAAGCGGCGGAAGAACCAGAAAGTTATGCTAGCAAAAAGAAAGATGAAAGTAAGGTAACTTCAGCACAAGTAATTTTACACGATATAGGAACCAAACAAAATCGTAAAGATTGGGTTGCTAGTTTTAAAGCAGGTAATATAGATTTTCTATTTGTGTACAATATGTTGTTGACTGGTTTTGATGCTAAACGATTGAAAAAACTATACATAGGACGCAAAATAAAATCACATAATTTACTGCAAACCTTAACACGTGTTAACAGAACCTATAAAACACATAAATACGGATATGTAGTTGATTTTGCAGACATTCAAAAAGAGTTTGATAAAACCAATCAAGATTATTTTAATGAATTGCAAGGTGAGTTAGGTGATGAAATAGAACATTATTCCAATTTGTTTAAATCTTCAGAAGAAATAACAGCAGATATTGAAAAAATAAAAGATGTTCTTTTCAAATTTAATACAGAAAATCCAACTGTTTTTGATGAGCAAATTTCAGAAATAAATGAACGTACAGAAATAAGAGCATTAGCCAAAGCATTAAACAATGCAAAAGAGCTGTACAACCTTATTCGTTTGTCTGGTAATTTTGAGTTGTTAGAAAAACTAGATTTCAGAAAACTTACGTTGTTATCTAGATTAACCAATGATAGGTTGGCTTTAATAAACACTAAAGTTGCGCTAGAAAATAATGTAGAAACTGAAAACATTTTGAATACAGCGCTAGAAGATGTTATTTTTGCTTTTACCAAGGTAAAGGAAGAAGAAATGGTGTTGGCTGATGAGTTGAAAAATACTTTGCAGAAAACTCGTGAAATGCTGGGAGGTAATTTTGATCCTCGTGATCCTGTTTTTGTGTCGTTAAAAGAAGAATTAGAACGCTTGTTCAAAAAGAAAAATTTAAGTGAGGTTACCAAAGAAGAAATGGAAGCCAATATTAAAGCTTTAAATGATATTTACGATAAAGCAAAAAAACTGGAACGTGAAAACCAGTTGCTAAAAGCAAAATACGATTACGATGCTAAATACGCACGTATTCATAAACGATTAATGGAAAAAGATCCGTTGACAGATAGCGAACGTAAATTATTTGAAGCCTTAAAAGGATTAAAAACAGAAGTAGACAAAGAAATTCTTCAAAATTCTAAAATATTGGAGAATGAGAGTTATGTAGAAAAAATGATACTACGATTGGTGGTTAATCAATTTAAAAATAAACAACATATTGCTATTAATACAACCGATGTTAAGCGAATAAATAGTATTATAGTAAAAGAATATTTAAATGAATACAATGGAAATGTTGCTTAA
- the mnmE gene encoding tRNA uridine-5-carboxymethylaminomethyl(34) synthesis GTPase MnmE → MNSIKKDTIIALATSSGVGAIAVIRLSGEKSIEIVNKHFKSKFGNKDLDKVKSHTIHLGNIIDGERIIDEVLISIFKNPNSYTGENVVEINCHGSVYIQQEIIQLFIKNGVRNADAGEFTLRAFLNGKMDLSQAEAVADLISSNSAASHQVALQQMRGGFSSEIENLRQQLLNFASLIELELDFAEEDVEFADRTEFKNLINKISSVLKRLIDSFALGNVLKNGIPVAIVGEPNVGKSTLLNALLNEEKAIVSHIAGTTRDAIEDEINIEGVAYRFIDTAGIRNTEDFVESIGIEKTYENIEKAQLVLHLIDASKIELLEGKISELKEKYPSKKILTIVNKADLLSNEEIKQLKSQFSNLIILSAKEKSGLHELTSTLTQLANKGALSNNETIVSNSRHFEALNNAYNSIKEVQKGIDLNISTDLFAIDIRQALHFLGEITGEVTTEDLLGNIFANFCIGK, encoded by the coding sequence ATGAATTCAATAAAAAAAGATACTATTATTGCATTAGCAACTTCATCTGGAGTTGGTGCAATTGCTGTTATTAGACTTTCAGGTGAAAAATCTATTGAAATTGTAAATAAACACTTTAAATCCAAGTTTGGAAATAAAGATTTAGACAAAGTAAAATCACATACAATTCATTTAGGAAATATTATTGATGGTGAGCGTATTATAGATGAAGTTTTAATATCTATTTTTAAAAACCCAAATAGTTATACAGGTGAAAATGTAGTTGAAATTAATTGTCATGGTTCTGTATATATCCAACAAGAAATTATACAATTATTCATAAAAAATGGCGTAAGAAATGCCGACGCAGGTGAGTTTACATTACGTGCTTTTTTAAATGGTAAAATGGATTTAAGTCAGGCTGAAGCTGTAGCTGATTTAATTTCATCAAATTCAGCAGCGTCACATCAAGTTGCTTTACAACAAATGCGTGGAGGCTTTAGTTCTGAAATTGAAAATTTACGTCAACAGTTACTTAATTTTGCTAGTTTAATAGAATTAGAATTAGATTTTGCCGAAGAAGATGTTGAATTTGCAGACAGAACCGAATTTAAAAATTTAATTAATAAAATAAGCAGTGTATTAAAAAGACTGATAGATTCATTTGCTTTAGGAAATGTACTTAAAAACGGTATTCCTGTTGCTATTGTTGGCGAGCCAAACGTTGGTAAATCTACCTTATTAAATGCACTTTTAAATGAAGAAAAAGCTATTGTAAGTCATATAGCAGGAACCACAAGAGATGCAATTGAAGATGAAATAAATATTGAAGGTGTAGCATATCGTTTTATTGATACTGCTGGAATTAGAAACACCGAAGATTTTGTTGAAAGCATTGGAATTGAAAAAACATATGAAAATATTGAAAAAGCTCAATTGGTATTGCATTTAATTGATGCTTCTAAAATTGAATTATTGGAAGGAAAAATTTCCGAATTAAAAGAAAAATATCCATCAAAAAAAATATTGACAATTGTTAATAAAGCCGATTTACTTTCAAATGAAGAAATAAAACAGTTAAAATCGCAATTTTCAAACCTAATTATTCTTTCCGCTAAAGAAAAATCTGGGCTTCATGAGTTAACCTCTACCCTAACCCAATTAGCGAATAAAGGAGCTTTAAGTAACAATGAAACTATTGTAAGTAATTCTCGCCATTTTGAAGCATTAAATAATGCATACAACTCTATAAAAGAAGTGCAAAAAGGTATTGATTTAAACATTAGTACCGATCTTTTTGCTATTGATATTCGCCAAGCACTACATTTTTTAGGTGAAATTACCGGTGAAGTAACCACTGAAGATCTATTAGGTAATATTTTTGCTAATTTCTGTATTGGAAAGTAA
- a CDS encoding DUF4268 domain-containing protein — protein MFSKEESARLRKEFWTSFGKSFPRKWLLYRTKIKDFGFKFVADKKQALVCLDIESFDRTKNELLFDQVLELKDILTEDYLPDVIFDEVYLLESGKIIHRIYVKYNGDFNIYDKNTWQNVYYFFNEAMHQFEEFYEYYEDFIKRAIY, from the coding sequence ATGTTTAGCAAAGAAGAATCTGCAAGATTAAGAAAAGAATTTTGGACAAGTTTTGGAAAATCATTTCCTAGAAAATGGTTGTTGTATAGAACAAAAATAAAAGATTTTGGCTTTAAATTTGTTGCGGATAAAAAACAAGCCTTAGTTTGTTTAGACATCGAATCTTTCGACAGAACTAAAAACGAACTACTTTTCGATCAAGTTTTAGAATTGAAAGATATTTTAACTGAAGACTACCTCCCAGACGTTATATTTGATGAAGTTTATCTTTTAGAATCTGGTAAAATAATCCATAGAATTTATGTAAAATATAACGGAGATTTTAATATTTATGATAAAAATACATGGCAAAATGTATATTACTTTTTTAACGAAGCCATGCATCAATTCGAAGAGTTTTATGAATACTATGAAGATTTTATAAAAAGAGCTATTTATTAG
- a CDS encoding tRNA-(ms[2]io[6]A)-hydroxylase, whose translation MLGLQFETGTSWAEIAKNDLRQILTDHAYAEQKASANATSLIINYSEETELVQEMALIAIEELEHFKMVHDIIVKRGMTLGRAQKNDYAMHLQNYFPKTKDRLESLIQRLLIAALIEARSCERFKVFAENMKDEELSKFYYDLMISEANHYVTFLNFARKYQDRKIVDEKWKGLVAYEAEFMKKRGVKAKVHG comes from the coding sequence ATGCTTGGTTTACAATTTGAAACAGGAACTTCCTGGGCAGAAATAGCTAAAAACGATTTACGACAAATATTAACCGACCACGCCTATGCAGAACAAAAAGCATCGGCAAATGCCACTTCACTTATAATAAATTATTCTGAAGAAACTGAATTGGTTCAAGAAATGGCTTTAATTGCAATTGAAGAATTAGAGCACTTTAAAATGGTGCATGATATAATAGTAAAACGTGGAATGACATTAGGTAGAGCACAAAAAAACGACTATGCAATGCATTTGCAAAACTACTTTCCAAAAACAAAAGATCGTTTAGAAAGTCTAATTCAACGTTTACTTATTGCAGCTTTAATTGAAGCCAGAAGTTGCGAGCGTTTTAAAGTTTTTGCAGAAAACATGAAAGATGAAGAACTTTCTAAATTTTACTACGACTTAATGATTTCAGAAGCAAACCATTATGTAACATTTTTAAATTTTGCTAGAAAATATCAAGATAGAAAAATTGTTGACGAAAAATGGAAAGGGCTTGTTGCCTATGAAGCAGAATTTATGAAAAAAAGAGGTGTTAAAGCAAAAGTACACGGATAA